The Thalassotalea nanhaiensis genome has a window encoding:
- the glgB gene encoding 1,4-alpha-glucan branching protein GlgB, with the protein MQNDIQAKMLSEVQAIASASHSNPYGFLGLHADHKGYLQINTFLPDAIQVSLLDEKGKVVAKLDKIDERGFFSKVTRRKKHFSYQLKVQTAHGEKTIADPFACSPVLNDLDIYLFNEGKHKKPYQILGAHCVEHDGVTGVSFVVWAPNASHVAVVGDFNNWDGRIHPMRKRLECGMWEIFIAENAAHTPVVEGCHYKFEVKDNSGNLLPLKADPYGAQAQMRPETSSVISAEVEFDWNDQQWMNSRQLRNDRSSPISIYELHLGSWQRDQDNEFLNYRDIAKRLIPYTLEMGFTHIQLMPVSEFPYDGSWGYQPVGLFAPTARFGNAQDFKYFVQACHNAGIGLLIDWVPGHFPIDEHGLAKFDGTCLFEHEDLRKGFHPDWNTLIYNYGRTEVANFLRASAMHWLDTYHVDGIRVDAVASMLYLDYSRADGEWIPNEHGGNENLEAVAFLKEFNEELYADYPGAFSVAEESTSWPGVSRPTSDGGLGFGYKWNMGWMNDSLEYMKRDPIYRQHHHNELSFGLVYAFDENFVLPLSHDEVVHGKGSILTRMPGDEWQQFANLRAYYSFMWAHPGKKLLFMGCEFGQRAEWNFDQGLDWHLLENDNHNGVQKLVKDLNHLYKTMPALHQLDCEKDGFDWIDHDNAEQSIYSFVRYGQNGTNPVLVVCNFTPTVQHAFRVGTPKAGYHREIFNSDAAIYGGSNVGNPLGTQSINRPWQGRTDSIEITVPPLATVMFELQG; encoded by the coding sequence ATGCAAAATGATATTCAAGCCAAAATGTTGAGTGAAGTACAGGCGATAGCCAGTGCGAGTCACTCAAACCCATATGGCTTTTTAGGCTTGCACGCCGATCATAAAGGCTACTTGCAGATAAACACGTTTTTGCCTGACGCAATCCAAGTATCGTTGTTAGATGAGAAGGGCAAAGTTGTTGCCAAGCTTGATAAGATTGATGAACGAGGTTTTTTCAGTAAAGTTACTCGTCGTAAAAAGCATTTTTCATATCAGTTAAAAGTGCAAACAGCGCACGGTGAAAAAACTATAGCTGACCCTTTTGCTTGCTCGCCAGTGCTAAACGATTTAGATATTTACCTGTTTAATGAAGGCAAACACAAAAAGCCATATCAAATACTGGGCGCTCATTGTGTTGAACATGATGGCGTAACCGGTGTGTCTTTTGTTGTTTGGGCGCCTAATGCCAGCCATGTTGCGGTAGTAGGTGACTTCAATAATTGGGATGGTCGTATACACCCAATGCGTAAGCGCTTGGAATGCGGCATGTGGGAAATATTTATTGCTGAAAACGCAGCTCATACACCGGTTGTCGAAGGTTGTCATTACAAATTTGAAGTAAAAGACAATAGCGGTAATTTACTGCCATTGAAAGCTGACCCATACGGCGCGCAAGCGCAAATGCGTCCAGAAACATCGTCAGTTATTAGTGCAGAAGTAGAATTTGATTGGAATGATCAACAGTGGATGAATTCGCGTCAGTTACGCAATGACAGAAGCAGCCCTATTTCAATTTACGAGTTGCACTTAGGCTCTTGGCAACGAGACCAAGATAATGAGTTTTTAAACTACCGAGATATCGCTAAACGTTTAATACCGTATACGCTAGAAATGGGGTTTACCCATATTCAACTAATGCCGGTAAGTGAATTTCCATACGATGGCTCATGGGGTTATCAGCCCGTTGGCTTGTTTGCTCCTACTGCTCGTTTTGGCAATGCGCAAGATTTTAAATATTTTGTTCAGGCTTGTCATAACGCGGGGATTGGTTTGTTGATTGACTGGGTACCTGGTCATTTCCCCATCGATGAACATGGCCTGGCAAAATTTGATGGCACCTGTTTATTTGAACATGAAGATTTACGCAAAGGCTTTCATCCTGACTGGAACACTTTAATTTATAATTATGGTCGTACAGAGGTGGCAAACTTTTTACGAGCAAGTGCTATGCATTGGCTTGATACCTATCATGTTGATGGCATTCGAGTAGATGCGGTCGCATCGATGTTGTATTTGGATTATAGCCGAGCCGATGGCGAGTGGATCCCAAATGAGCATGGCGGTAATGAAAATCTGGAAGCGGTTGCATTTCTAAAAGAATTTAACGAAGAACTTTATGCCGATTATCCAGGTGCATTTTCGGTAGCCGAAGAGTCTACTTCTTGGCCGGGAGTATCTCGCCCAACAAGTGATGGCGGATTAGGCTTTGGTTATAAGTGGAACATGGGGTGGATGAACGATTCGCTTGAATACATGAAACGCGATCCTATCTATCGTCAACACCACCATAATGAATTAAGTTTTGGCTTAGTGTATGCGTTTGATGAAAACTTTGTGTTGCCGTTAAGCCATGATGAAGTGGTGCATGGCAAAGGCTCTATTTTAACGCGTATGCCTGGTGATGAATGGCAACAATTTGCCAACTTACGCGCTTATTACAGTTTTATGTGGGCTCATCCCGGTAAAAAATTATTATTTATGGGCTGCGAATTTGGTCAACGAGCGGAGTGGAACTTCGATCAAGGCTTAGATTGGCATTTGCTGGAAAACGACAACCATAATGGCGTGCAAAAATTAGTTAAAGACTTAAACCATCTTTATAAAACCATGCCGGCCTTGCATCAATTGGATTGTGAAAAAGACGGCTTTGATTGGATTGATCATGATAACGCTGAGCAATCTATTTATAGCTTCGTGCGTTATGGCCAAAATGGTACGAATCCAGTGTTAGTGGTGTGTAACTTTACTCCAACAGTACAACATGCATTCCGTGTTGGTACGCCAAAAGCCGGCTATCACAGAGAAATATTCAACTCAGATGCAGCCATTTATGGTGGCAGTAATGTTGGTAACCCGCTAGGCACACAATCAATAAACAGACCTTGGCAAGGGCGCACAGATTCAATTGAAATCACCGTGCCGCCGCTTGCTACTGTGATGTTTGAGTTACAAGGTTAA